In a genomic window of Myotis daubentonii chromosome X, mMyoDau2.1, whole genome shotgun sequence:
- the LOC132224449 gene encoding melanoma-associated antigen B10-like: MPRGQKSKLRARKKRRQAREQSWDPVDAQATVSEEEEESSSFPSPDVKDYLQSSPASGTPSGPQVLGEVHSTTASAEAVSSTRFTEDASDQLEEMLNALHVDDIAEYWHRGPLDEKVIMLVHYLLYKYQRKEPITKVEMLRNVIQGYKRNFHEIFKSASEYLELVFGLDMKEMDTNRNTYVLINKLELSCDSQENRGVPKTGVLMTILGVIFMRGNRATEEDIWKVMNMMGLHDGRNHFIFGDPKKLITEDLVKNDYLVYRQVPDSDPPCYEFLWGPRAYSETTKMKVLEFIAKANHTSPSAFPPYYEEALRDEKERAQAKSKARAQIAAMASARSKAMANSLSLPK; this comes from the coding sequence ATGCCTCGAGGACAGAAGAGTAAGCTTCGTGCCCGTAAGAAACGCCGCCAGGCCAGAGAACAGAGTTGGGATCCAGTGGATGCTCAGGCCACTGTatcagaggaggaagaagagtccTCTTCTTTCCCATCTCCTGATGTCAAAGATTATCTTCAGAGTTCACCTGCCAGTGGAACACCCAGCGGTCCTCAAGTGCTTGGGGAAGTCCACTCCACCACCGCTAGTGCTGAGGCTGTTTCAAGCACAAGATTTACTGAAGATGCCAGCGATCAATTGGAGGAAATGCTAAATGCCTTACATGTCGATGATATCGCTGAGTACTGGCACAGAGGCCCTCTGGATGAAAAGGTCATTATGCTGGTGCACTACCTGCTGTACAAGTATCAAAGGAAGGAGCCCATTACCAAGGTAGAGATGCTAAGAAATGTAATCCAGGGTTATAAGCGTAACTTCCATGAGATTTTCAAGAGCGCTTCTGAGTACTTGGAGTTGGTCTTTGGCCTTGATATGAAGGAAATGGATACCAACAGAAATACCTATGTCCTCATTAACAAACTGGAACTAAGCTGTGATTCGCAAGAAAACAGAGGTGTGCCCAAGACAGGTGTGCTGATGACAATCCTGGGTGTGATCTTCATGAGAGGTAATCGCGCCACTGAAGAGGACATCTGGAAAGTGATGAATATGATGGGGCTACATGATGGAAGGAATCACTTCATCTTTGGGGATCCCAAGAAGCTCATCACAGAAGATTTGGTGAAAAATGATTATCTGGTGTACCGCCAGGTGCCCGACAGTGATCCTCCATGCTATGAGTTCCTGTGGGGTCCAAGAGCCTACTCTGAAACCACCAAGATGAAAGTCCTGGAGTTTATTGCCAAGGCTAATCATACTTCCCCTAGTGCCTTCCCACCCTATTATGAAGAGGCTTTGAGAGATGAAAAAGAGAGAGCCCAAGCCAAATCTAAAGCCAGGGCTCAAATTGCTGCCATGGCCAGTGCACGCTCCAAGGCCATGGCCAACAGCCTTTCCTTGCCCAAGTAA